Proteins from one Triticum aestivum cultivar Chinese Spring chromosome 7A, IWGSC CS RefSeq v2.1, whole genome shotgun sequence genomic window:
- the LOC123147620 gene encoding RING-H2 finger protein ATL63-like: MASLMPSLAMDLPQEEGGHEDSAFLGVVGDPDDSELAALVAGALKMVDAPSDDDDDELSCPICLEEEDAAAWKETPCGHRFHGRCVERWLQEKESCPMCRREVVTAPAATADCTAAHLHMLWIAALGLHVFGDVPVDDMETDDDDDA, from the coding sequence ATGGCTAGCTTGATGCCATCGCTTGCCATGGACCTGCCACAAGAAGAAGGAGGCCACGAGGACTCCGCGTTCCTCGGCGTCGTGGGAGATCCAGACGACTCGGAGTTGGCCGCGTTGGTGGCCGGGGCGCTGAAGATGGTGGACGCGCcgtccgacgacgacgacgacgagctcAGCTGCCCGATCTGCTTGgaggaggaggacgccgcggcgTGGAAGGAGACACCGTGCGGGCACCGGTTCCACGGGCGGTGCGTAGAGAGGTGGCTGCAGGAGAAAGAGAGCTGTCCCATGTGCCGTCGCGAGGTCGTCACGGCGCCCGCCGCCACCGCAGATTGTACTGCTGCACACCTACATATGTTGTGGATAGCTGCCTTGGGGTTGCATGTGTTTGGCGATGTTCCTGTGGACGACATGGaaactgatgatgatgatgatgcttag